From the Gadus chalcogrammus isolate NIFS_2021 chromosome 15, NIFS_Gcha_1.0, whole genome shotgun sequence genome, one window contains:
- the LOC130404992 gene encoding dickkopf-related protein 1-like produces the protein MSKGGTLKFLSACRVMALYLTLFGYFGNVYSGTVLVNSNNAIKNLPGGGAKPSDAVSPSPGTSLSESIVQKAPVETLQPGACTEDDECGADEFCNDVRGACLPCRKSRKRCGRDSMCCAGNRCSNGVCQANDVLDPVTESVFLRRHNSTMEHHAKRPPPANGGPNQSVKGQEGDTCLRSSDCSEGFCCARHFWSRICKPVLSEGQVCTRHRRKGAHGLELFQRCDCGDGMACRPERGGGGGAAEREHVAPPAAAAGAGRTGARNLHTCQRR, from the exons ATGTCTAAGGGAGGTACCTTAAAGTTTTTGTCGGCGTGTCGCGTTATGGCTTTGTACCTCACGCTCTTTGGATACTTTGGGAATGTATATTCTGGGACGGTTTTGGTGAACTCCAATAACGCGATCAAAAACCTGCCCGGCGGAGGGGCCAAACCCTCGGACGCGGTCAGTCCGAGTCCTGGCACCTCTCTTTCTGAAAGCATTGTGCAGAAAGCACCCGTGGAAACGTTACAG CCGGGAGCGTGCACAGAGGATGACGAGTGCGGAGCAGATGAGTTCTGCAACGACGTCCGCGGTGCGTGCCTGCCCTGCCGAAAGAGCCGCAAGCGGTGCGGGCGCGACTCCATGTGTTGTGCTGGAAACCGCTGTAGCAACG GAGTTTGTCAGGCCAACGACGTGTTGGACCCCGTCACGGAGAGTGTTTTTTTGCGCAGACACAACAGCACCATGGAGCACCATGCCAAGAGACCCCCCCCTGCCAACGGTGGTCCGAACCAGTCTGTTAAAG GTCAGGAGGGAGACACGTGCCTGAGGTCGTCCGACTGCTCCGAGGGTTTCTGCTGCGCGCGCCACTTCTGGTCGCGCATCTGCAAGCCGGTGCTGAGCGAGGGCCAGGTGTGCACGCGCCACCGCAGGAAGGGCGCCCACGGCCTGGAGCTCTTCCAGCGCTGCGACTGCGGCGACGGGATGGCCTGCCGGCCTGAGCggggtggcgggggtggggCCGCCGAGAGGGAGCACGTGGcccccccggcggcggcggcgggggccggCCGCACCGGCGCCCGGAACCTACACACCTGCCAGAGAcgctga